In the genome of Quercus robur chromosome 3, dhQueRobu3.1, whole genome shotgun sequence, one region contains:
- the LOC126719857 gene encoding septin and tuftelin-interacting protein 1 homolog 1-like produces the protein MLKFGKGKRAREDDDEGDEAGGGFGGFEKHSKGIGMKLLQKMGYKGGGLGKNAQGILSPIEPKLRPKNMGMGFNETEEENKKKKMGLLGSDCEGVERVKEKQRLWWWSSTTTTTTTKKKKEEVEDEDEEEEKGSSVVVQMVYDMRGPEVRLLTNLENLKNEVPIPELQYNVRLVVDSVEFEMERSDRDLRSEEATLERLKEEKERLVVLAERQRKQLYSMGEILSVPDQLEEEEDSKLDSLAVAEQFIELRSRFPEDFKLYNLSCIACSYALPLFIREFQGWDPLQNPFHGLEAVTLWKSLLESDQEFTASPYSQLISHVVLPAVRVSVINTWQARDPEPMLRFLDFWENLLPPSVLNYIFDNIVMPKLSSAVGCREPLCETVPIHIWVHPWLQYLGHKLEGIFEIIRVKLSQVLVAWHPSDASAYTLLAPWKTLFDSASWERLMVRSIVPKLQLILQEFEINPTNQKLDEFYWVMKWASEIPIHLMVDMMERFFFAKWLQVLYHWLNASPNFEEITIWHLGWKELLPKELLANASIRYQLSRGLKMMNQVVEGLEVVQPGLEENIGYFRVAEQRQFEAPQKAETQEAAMSFRMDDMSVKEVIEAHAQQHSLLFKPKPGRRHNGHQIYAFGNLSVIIDALNQKVYAQTEEGWSLVSLQDLVDKHHSSLS, from the coding sequence ATGTTGAAATTTGGCAAGGGTAAGAGAGCGAGAGAGGACGATGACGAAGGCGATGAAGctggtggtggttttggtggGTTTGAGAAGCACAGCAAAGGGATTGGCATGAAGTTGTTGCAGAAAATGGGGTACAAAGGCGGTGGACTTGGCAAGAATGCGCAAGGGATTCTCTCTCCGATCGAGCCCAAACTTCGCCCCAAGAACATGGGTATGGGGTTCAACGAGACAGAAGaggagaataagaagaagaagatgggttTGTTGGGCAGTGACTGTGAGGGTGTAGAGAGAGTGAAGGAGAAGCAGCGGTTGTGGTGGTGGTCgtcgacgacgacgacgacgacgacgaagaagaagaaggaggaggtggaggacgaggatgaagaggaggagAAGGGGTCGTCAGTGGTGGTTCAGATGGTGTATGATATGAGAGGACCGGAGGTTCGGTTGCTGACAAATTTGGAGAATTTGAAGAACGAAGTTCCAATACCGGAGCTTCAGTACAATGTGAGGCTTGTTGTGGACTCGGTGGAGTTTGAAATGGAGAGAAGTGATAGGGATTTGAGAAGCGAGGAAGCTACATTGGAGAGGTTGAAGGAGGAGAAGGAGAGGTTGGTAGTTCTGGCTGAGAGGCAGAGGAAGCAGTTGTACAGTATGGGAGAGATATTGAGTGTGCCCGATCAATTGGAGGAGGAAGAGGATTCGAAATTGGACTCGCTCGCGGTCGCGGAGCAATTCATTGAGTTGAGGAGTAGATTTCCTGAGGACTTCAAGTTGTATAACCTGTCTTGCATTGCCTGCTCATATGCTCTGCCTTTGTTTATTAGAGAGTTTCAGGGATGGGATCCTCTTCAGAACCCGTTTCACGGGTTAGAGGCTGTGACTTTGTGGAAGAGTTTACTAGAGAGTGATCAAGAGTTTACTGCTTCCCCTTATTCCCAGTTGATATCCCATGTTGTTTTACCAGCTGTGAGAGTTTCTGTCATCAATACTTGGCAGGCTAGGGACCCTGAGCCAATGCTACGGtttttggatttctgggaaaaTTTGTTACCTCCTTCGGTCCtcaattatatatttgataatatTGTGATGCCGAAGTTGAGTAGTGCAGTTGGCTGTCGGGAACCGTTATGCGAAACTGTTCCAATCCACATTTGGGTGCATCCGTGGTTACAATATTTGGGGCACAAATTGGAAGGTATTTTCGAGATTATACGTGTTAAGTTGAGTCAAGTTCTTGTTGCTTGGCACCCAAGTGATGCATCTGCTTATACTCTATTGGCACCTTGGAAGACTTTGTTTGATTCAGCAAGTTGGGAACGCCTTATGGTTAGATCTATAGTTCCAAAGTTGCAGCTTATTCTGCAGGAGTTTGAAATAAACCCAACAAACCAGAAGCTTGATGAGTTTTATTGGGTTATGAAGTGGGCTTCTGAAATACCAATTCATCTAATGGTTGATATGATGGAAAGGTTCTTTTTTGCCAAGTGGTTACAGGTCTTATATCATTGGTTAAATGCTAGCCCAAACTTTGAGGAGATAACAATATGGCATTTGGGTTGGAAGGAACTTCTTCCAAAGGAGCTTCTAGCAAATGCAAGTATCCGGTATCAGCTTAGTCGTGGTCTTAAGATGATGAACCAGGTTGTTGAAGGTTTGGAAGTGGTCCAACCTGGTTTGGAAGAGAACATTGGCTATTTTAGGGTAGCTGAGCAAAGGCAATTTGAGGCTCCACAGAAAGCAGAAACACAAGAAGCTGCCATGAGTTTTCGCATGgatgatatgagtgttaaggaAGTTATTGAAGCCCATGCCCAACAACACAGCTTACTATTCAAGCCTAAACCAGGCCGGAGGCATAATGGTCACCAGATCTATGCCTTTGGTAATTTGAGTGTGATAATTGATGCTCTAAATCAAAAGGTGTATGCTCAAACTGAGGAAGGGTGGTCCCTTGTTTCCCTTCAAGACTTAGTGGACAAGCACCATAGTTCTCTTTCCTAG